Proteins encoded together in one Marinithermus hydrothermalis DSM 14884 window:
- a CDS encoding single-stranded DNA-binding protein, translating into MAKGLNRVYLIGSVTQTPELRYTPGGLAVLEVTVAGNDQIVDEAGTPRELAWYHRVKMFGRYAELFADQLAAGTPVFVEGRLDYRSWEAEGGRRSALDVRVDRIEPLNPEGKGADLTVTDARGQERLRAGLNQVTLIGNLTRDPELRYTPQGTAVTRMGLAVNERFSTRAGEQEKTHFVEVQAWRDLAEWAASLKKGDGVLVIGRLVNDSWTTQTGERRFITRVEAQRLERLTRGPGGGGTGSQMAQTGGVDIDEGLEDFPPEEDLPF; encoded by the coding sequence ATGGCGAAAGGCTTGAACCGCGTCTATCTAATTGGAAGCGTGACCCAAACCCCTGAGCTCCGCTACACCCCCGGGGGGCTTGCGGTCCTCGAGGTGACCGTGGCCGGCAACGACCAGATCGTGGACGAGGCCGGCACGCCCCGGGAGCTCGCCTGGTACCACCGCGTCAAGATGTTCGGGCGGTACGCGGAGCTTTTCGCGGACCAGCTCGCGGCGGGCACGCCGGTGTTCGTGGAGGGGCGGCTCGACTACCGCAGCTGGGAGGCCGAGGGCGGTCGTCGCAGCGCGCTGGACGTGCGCGTGGACCGGATCGAACCCCTGAACCCCGAGGGCAAGGGCGCGGACCTGACCGTGACCGACGCCCGGGGGCAGGAGCGGCTGCGTGCGGGGTTGAACCAGGTCACGCTGATCGGCAACCTCACGCGCGACCCCGAGCTGCGCTACACGCCGCAAGGCACCGCGGTCACCCGCATGGGCCTCGCGGTGAACGAACGGTTCTCCACGCGCGCGGGGGAGCAGGAGAAGACGCACTTCGTCGAGGTTCAAGCCTGGAGGGACCTGGCCGAGTGGGCCGCCAGCCTCAAGAAAGGCGACGGCGTGCTCGTGATCGGCCGCCTGGTCAACGACTCCTGGACCACGCAGACGGGAGAACGGCGCTTCATCACGCGGGTGGAAGCGCAGCGGCTGGAACGCCTCACCCGTGGCCCCGGAGGTGGCGGGACCGGTTCCCAGATGGCCCAGACGGGTGGGGTGGACATTGACGAAGGCCTAGAGGATTTCCCGCCGGAGGAGGATTTGCCGTTTTGA
- the rplI gene encoding 50S ribosomal protein L9 — MKVILLEPLENLGDVGQVVRVRPGYARNYLFPRGYAVPATESNLKALEAKIRAQAKRAAERKAEAERLKEILEDLTLVIRVRAGETKIYGSVTGRDIAEALKAQHGIEIDPKRLDLTRPIKELGEYAIAYKPHPEVPMTLKVVVEALEEEA; from the coding sequence ATGAAGGTAATCCTGCTCGAGCCCCTGGAGAACCTGGGCGACGTGGGGCAGGTGGTGCGGGTCCGCCCCGGGTACGCCCGCAACTACCTGTTCCCCCGCGGGTACGCGGTCCCCGCGACGGAATCGAACCTGAAGGCCCTCGAGGCCAAGATCCGGGCGCAGGCCAAGCGCGCCGCGGAGCGGAAGGCCGAGGCCGAACGCCTGAAGGAGATCCTGGAGGACCTGACGCTCGTGATCCGGGTGCGGGCGGGCGAGACCAAGATCTACGGTTCGGTCACCGGCCGCGACATCGCCGAGGCCTTGAAGGCCCAGCACGGGATCGAGATCGACCCGAAGCGGCTGGACCTCACCCGACCCATCAAGGAGCTGGGCGAGTACGCGATCGCGTACAAGCCGCACCCTGAGGTGCCCATGACCCTCAAGGTGGTGGTGGAGGCGCTGGAGGAAGAGGCCTAA
- the rpsR gene encoding 30S ribosomal protein S18, which translates to MSTKRASRPRRFRKPKVCQFCTGELEITDYRNREMLMRFLSETGKILPRRRTGVCAKHQRRLAQMIKRARILAIVPFTEKLVRK; encoded by the coding sequence TTGAGCACGAAACGAGCCTCGCGTCCAAGAAGGTTCCGCAAACCCAAGGTTTGCCAGTTCTGCACGGGTGAACTCGAGATCACCGACTACCGGAACCGGGAGATGTTGATGCGGTTCTTGTCCGAGACGGGCAAGATTCTGCCGCGCCGCCGTACGGGCGTGTGCGCGAAACACCAGCGCCGCCTCGCCCAGATGATCAAGCGCGCCCGCATCCTGGCGATCGTTCCGTTCACCGAGAAGCTGGTGCGCAAATAG
- a CDS encoding tetratricopeptide repeat protein, whose product MRKVVFILGILCGLVWAQPKALIAEGRFQEAYAQALEANTAKSLALAAQAASFQAIYLAENDAEREMWFSRAEQAARRAIELDPNYAEGYFELGRALGRLAQYRGILQSLFLASEVRNVLNKTLELDPQHAGARTALALWNLELAQRGVGFLYGARMDRVIPLFEEAIALEPEVIIHRVEYAEALSRMNRTEQARAQLEAALSLPAQSARDRFDQERARRMLAELE is encoded by the coding sequence ATGCGGAAGGTTGTCTTTATCCTAGGGATCCTGTGCGGCCTGGTCTGGGCCCAACCAAAAGCCCTTATCGCCGAGGGACGGTTCCAGGAGGCCTACGCGCAGGCCCTCGAAGCGAACACGGCCAAGAGCCTGGCCCTCGCCGCGCAGGCCGCGAGCTTCCAGGCGATCTACCTCGCGGAGAACGACGCCGAGCGCGAGATGTGGTTCAGCCGCGCCGAGCAGGCGGCGCGGCGTGCGATCGAGCTCGACCCGAACTACGCGGAGGGGTACTTCGAGCTGGGCCGGGCCCTGGGGCGGCTCGCGCAGTACCGCGGGATCCTGCAAAGCCTCTTCCTGGCGAGCGAGGTGCGGAACGTCCTCAACAAAACCCTGGAGCTCGACCCCCAGCACGCCGGGGCGCGCACCGCGCTGGCGTTGTGGAACCTGGAGCTCGCGCAGCGCGGCGTGGGGTTCTTGTACGGTGCGCGGATGGACCGGGTCATTCCCCTCTTCGAGGAGGCGATCGCCCTCGAGCCCGAGGTGATCATCCACCGGGTGGAGTACGCCGAAGCCCTCTCGCGCATGAATCGCACCGAGCAGGCACGCGCCCAGCTGGAGGCGGCCCTTTCGCTGCCCGCCCAAAGCGCGCGGGACCGGTTCGACCAGGAGCGGGCCCGGCGGATGCTCGCCGAGCTCGAGTAA
- a CDS encoding tetratricopeptide repeat protein, with protein sequence MRFLWGVLLLLGGAVAQLNPGPAGHYARCQALYQEGDLESAAATCELALTADERFVPALKLLARIHLDRGQPKEAEAYLERLTALTPTDPEVGVLVARHRLAVGRPAEALTLLADRREAEALWLKGQALAALGRYPEALEALQAAWEAGEVRARLDAARVYERLGRPTEALAVLPEAGPEVAVLRGRLLLAAGELDAAARVLEDTLPQLNPLGAAYLEALTALALAYYGQGEFYRGGTVLRQLGTRVNLAGLVWRKAWLWGVGVILLLALHLYAESRIEPVSAVEIGGAPSWGVGSVYAVFLMGWGVAAAVALLVGWGVYGNLLAVFTPVQREVVRPAFYLSLGAALLLFSAWRVRRSGLEARALLGHPAVWPVGLGVGVFLAAALVLYAWLARAVGGLEAFPVALVPWGALAFIGFALAEVAFRGFAFAAFRERYGPDLAPYFTVLAPALVLMSPLLLWVGVGAGLYWVRHRWDSVLPGAVGFALVGGAIALLGQAPWVRALF encoded by the coding sequence ATGCGGTTCCTGTGGGGCGTGCTCCTGCTCCTCGGGGGGGCGGTGGCCCAGCTCAACCCCGGACCGGCCGGGCACTACGCTCGCTGCCAAGCCTTGTACCAGGAGGGCGACCTGGAAAGCGCCGCGGCGACCTGCGAGCTGGCGTTGACCGCGGACGAGCGGTTCGTGCCCGCCTTGAAGCTGCTCGCGCGCATCCATCTGGACCGCGGCCAGCCGAAGGAAGCCGAAGCCTACCTCGAGCGCCTAACGGCACTCACCCCCACGGACCCGGAGGTGGGGGTGTTGGTGGCCCGCCACCGCCTGGCGGTAGGCCGGCCGGCCGAAGCCCTGACCCTGTTAGCGGACCGCCGGGAGGCCGAAGCCTTATGGCTCAAGGGGCAGGCCCTGGCCGCGCTGGGGCGGTACCCGGAGGCGCTCGAGGCTCTGCAGGCGGCCTGGGAGGCGGGAGAGGTGCGCGCTCGGCTGGACGCGGCCCGGGTGTACGAGCGGCTCGGGCGTCCGACCGAGGCCCTCGCGGTCCTGCCGGAGGCGGGGCCGGAGGTGGCGGTGCTGCGCGGCCGCCTCCTGTTGGCGGCGGGGGAGCTGGACGCGGCGGCCCGAGTGCTGGAGGACACCCTGCCCCAACTCAACCCCTTGGGGGCAGCGTACCTCGAGGCGTTGACCGCTTTGGCCCTTGCCTACTACGGTCAGGGGGAGTTCTACCGCGGCGGGACCGTACTGCGGCAGCTCGGGACGCGCGTGAACCTCGCGGGCCTCGTGTGGCGGAAGGCGTGGCTGTGGGGGGTGGGGGTCATCCTCCTCTTGGCCCTGCACCTCTACGCGGAGAGCCGGATCGAGCCCGTGAGCGCGGTGGAGATCGGCGGCGCGCCCAGCTGGGGCGTGGGCTCGGTCTACGCCGTCTTCCTGATGGGCTGGGGGGTCGCGGCCGCGGTTGCTCTTCTGGTGGGCTGGGGGGTGTACGGTAACCTCCTCGCGGTCTTCACCCCGGTGCAGCGGGAGGTGGTACGTCCGGCCTTCTACCTGAGCCTCGGCGCGGCGCTGCTGCTCTTCTCCGCGTGGCGGGTGCGCCGCAGCGGCCTCGAGGCGCGGGCCCTTTTAGGGCACCCGGCCGTCTGGCCGGTGGGGCTGGGGGTTGGGGTCTTCCTCGCCGCGGCGCTCGTGCTGTACGCTTGGCTGGCCCGCGCGGTTGGGGGGCTCGAGGCCTTCCCGGTGGCGCTCGTGCCGTGGGGGGCGCTGGCCTTTATAGGGTTTGCGTTGGCGGAGGTGGCGTTTCGCGGGTTCGCCTTCGCTGCGTTCCGGGAGCGGTACGGGCCGGACCTGGCCCCGTACTTTACGGTGCTGGCCCCGGCGCTCGTGCTGATGAGCCCGCTGCTCCTTTGGGTGGGGGTGGGGGCGGGGCTGTACTGGGTGCGCCACCGTTGGGACAGCGTCCTGCCGGGCGCGGTGGGGTTCGCGCTCGTGGGTGGGGCGATCGCCTTGTTGGGGCAGGCGCCGTGGGTGCGGGCCCTGTTCTAG
- the rpsF gene encoding 30S ribosomal protein S6 produces MPQYDVNIILNPNLEPNQLQFEKDMIQQALERFGAEVKGVEEWGNRRLAYPIQKDTQGYYLFYTVELEPAKAKPLENELRVRDNVRRVLIVRDRPEWRTKKA; encoded by the coding sequence ATGCCGCAGTACGACGTGAACATCATCCTCAACCCCAACCTCGAGCCGAACCAGCTTCAGTTCGAGAAGGACATGATCCAGCAGGCCCTCGAGCGGTTCGGCGCCGAGGTGAAGGGCGTGGAGGAGTGGGGCAACCGCCGGCTGGCGTACCCCATCCAGAAGGACACCCAGGGGTACTACCTCTTCTACACCGTGGAGCTCGAGCCGGCCAAGGCGAAACCCCTGGAGAACGAACTGCGCGTCCGCGATAACGTGCGCCGGGTCCTCATCGTGCGTGATCGTCCGGAGTGGCGGACCAAGAAGGCGTAG